One genomic segment of Natrononativus amylolyticus includes these proteins:
- a CDS encoding HAD family hydrolase, with translation MERYDLVYQLYDEFDTGALREYQEFVDVFPAVDSRVALEHWQGASEELEARKDEIRAAFAAGETFAEVAARATREQAFTALDLDAKYERAVNVLVLDVDETLRSAGGTDNEIPRDTLHMLTEFHEQGVPIVICTGQTLENVKGFAIQGLGSEIVHSGELSIVYEAGTGVFTPGHGADTKQLLYEELDDEIRDVFDDVRSRVLPEAPEDLRRGCHLQGNEFNVTMKPNYETGSARAREVIDESLVYLLDLLADAVAGTVDLEDGRSVAALTRAFYADQDPEIRGVLEQEGAYPDVDGEAPAALTEVLSRIDVAYYEADAAEIGSLELNKVVGVERALSVLDVAEPFSLVMGDSKSDLRVMRWVAENDAGIAAAPEHASRETLDHVIRSDELVFDRGKSVDVLRTVYALNRFARLNRDG, from the coding sequence ATGGAACGATACGACCTCGTCTACCAGCTCTACGACGAGTTCGACACCGGTGCGCTGCGGGAGTACCAGGAGTTCGTCGACGTCTTTCCGGCCGTCGACTCGCGGGTGGCCTTGGAACACTGGCAGGGGGCGAGCGAGGAACTCGAGGCCCGGAAGGACGAGATCCGCGCGGCGTTCGCCGCCGGCGAAACGTTCGCCGAGGTCGCAGCCCGCGCGACCCGCGAGCAGGCGTTTACGGCGCTGGACCTCGACGCGAAGTACGAGCGGGCCGTGAACGTGCTCGTCCTCGACGTCGACGAGACGCTGCGTTCGGCGGGCGGGACGGACAACGAGATCCCGCGGGACACCCTCCACATGCTCACGGAGTTCCACGAGCAGGGGGTGCCGATCGTCATCTGTACGGGACAGACCCTAGAGAACGTCAAGGGGTTCGCCATTCAGGGACTGGGCAGCGAAATCGTCCACTCGGGGGAGCTGTCGATCGTCTACGAGGCCGGAACCGGCGTGTTCACGCCGGGCCACGGCGCCGACACCAAACAGCTGCTGTACGAGGAGCTGGACGACGAGATCCGCGACGTCTTCGACGACGTCCGCTCGCGCGTACTCCCCGAGGCGCCCGAGGATCTCCGGCGGGGGTGTCACCTCCAGGGGAACGAGTTCAACGTCACGATGAAACCCAACTACGAAACCGGCTCCGCCCGCGCCCGCGAGGTGATCGACGAGTCGCTCGTCTACCTGCTCGACCTGCTGGCCGACGCGGTCGCGGGGACGGTGGACCTCGAGGACGGCCGTTCGGTCGCCGCCCTGACCCGCGCGTTCTACGCCGATCAGGACCCCGAGATCCGGGGGGTCCTCGAGCAGGAGGGCGCCTATCCCGACGTCGACGGTGAGGCACCCGCCGCGCTCACCGAGGTGCTCTCCCGAATCGACGTCGCCTACTACGAGGCCGACGCGGCCGAGATCGGCAGCCTCGAACTGAACAAGGTCGTCGGCGTCGAGCGCGCGCTCTCGGTGCTCGACGTGGCGGAGCCGTTCTCGCTGGTGATGGGCGACTCCAAGAGCGACCTCCGGGTGATGCGCTGGGTCGCCGAGAACGACGCCGGGATCGCGGCCGCCCCCGAACACGCCTCCCGTGAGACGCTCGATCACGTCATCCGGTCGGACGAACTCGTCTTCGACCGCGGCAAGAGCGTCGACGTCCTTCGAACGGTGTACGCGCTGAACCGGTTCGCGCGACTGAACCGGGACGGGTAG